CGAGCGGCGCGCCGGCCGCCGCTTCCGCCGCCGCCACCAGGCCGTCGACCGAAGCCGCTTCCGACAGGTTGGCCGTTGCGAAATGCGCCCGCTCGCCCAGCTGCGACGCCAGATCCGCCAGCACCGCCTCACGTGTACCGGACAGGACGACCGTGGCCCCTTGCGCATGCAGGGCCCGCGCGATCGCGCCGCCGATGCCGCCGGTCGCGCCGGTCACCAGCGCGGTTTTTCCTGCGAGATTGAACATCCGTGTCTCTCCGAGAGTGGCGAGTGATTAGTGGCTAGGGGCGAGAAAAAGCAAAGCGGCGGCGAACATTCGCCACGCGTCACTCGCCACTCGCCACTTCCTTTGCGAACGCTTCCAGGTCGTCCGGCGTATTCAGGGCCAGGCTCTCGGCGCCGGGCGCGATGCGCTTGGCCATGCCGGTCAGAACCTTGCCCGAGCCGACCTCGACGAAGCGGGTGACGCCGCCTTCGGACGCCAGCCATTCCATACTCTCGCGCCAGCGCACCCGCCCGGTCACCTGCTCGACCAGCAGACGGCGGAGGGTCTCCGGATCGGTCTCAGGCCGCGCCGTAACGTTGGCCACCACCGGGAGACGCGGCGCGGTGATCGGGGCGGACGAGAGCGCCTGCGCCATCTCGTCGGCCGCCGGCTGCATCAGGGGGCAGTGGAAAGGCGCCGAGACGTTCAGCGGAATGGCGCGCGCGCCCAGTTCCTTGGCCTTTTCAATGGCGCGGTCCACGGCGGCCTTGTCGCCCGAAATGACGATGTTGCCGGCGTTGTTGTCGTTGGCCACGACGCAGACGCCGAGCGCCGAACCCGCCTGAGCGGCCGCCTCGGCAAGCGCCAGGTCGGTCTTGGGTCCGATCAGCGACGCCATCGCGCCCCGGCCGACCGGCACGGCGCGCTGCATCGCCTGGCCGCGCAGCTTCAGCAGACGCGCGGTGTCCGCCAACGCCAGGGCGCCCGACGCCGCCAGGGCGGAGTATTCGCCCAGCGAGTGGCCGGCGACGAAGCTCGCCCGATCGACCGCGACGCCGAAGTCCCTGTCCAGCACCCGTACGACGGCCAGCGACACCGCCATCAGCGCCGGCTGGGCGTTCTCAGTCAGGGTCAGCTGGTTCTCGGGACCATCCCGCATCAGACCGGACAGGTCCTGGCCCAGCGCCTGATCGACCTCGGCGAACACCTCGCGGGCCGAGGCGAAGGCGTCGGCGAGCGCCGCGCCCATGCCGACCGCCTGACTGCCCTGTCCGGGAAAAAGAAGCGCTGTGGTCATTGTCCGTCCACGATCCGTGATTCCGGCGCGAAGCGGTAAGCCCAACCTTCCGCCGGGGCAAGGGAGCGACGGCTTTCCCCTTGCCCTCGCCACTTGCTAGGCTCTGGCCGATCCACCAGCGGAGCCGCACGATGAGCCTCTACGGCGACTACGATCCCGACAACATCTTCGCCCGCATCCTCCGCGGCGAGATTCCCAGCGTCGTCGTCTGGGAAGACGAGCACGTCCGCGCCTTCATGGATGTCTTTCCACAGTCGGAAGGCCATGTGCTGGTGATTTCCAGGACGTCAAAGGCCCGCAACATCCTGGACGTCGAGCCCGAGGTGCTGACGCGCCTGATGGCGGCCGTGCAACGCACCGCGCGCGCGGTCGAGACGGCGCTGAAGCCGGACGGTCTCAGCCTGATGCAGTTCAACGGAGACGCCGGCGGCCAGACGGTCTTCCACCTGCATTTCCACATCGTCCCCCGCTGGAGCGATCGCGCCATGAAGGGTCACGGCCATGCGCCGCAGGCGGACCCGGCGACGCTGGAGGCGCTGGCTCAGCGCATCCGCGCGGAACTCGACTGAGCACGCTTGCGAAAGCGAGGCGCGAAAAGCATAAGGACCGCTGATCCGCACGACGCGGGCCGGTTTAGCTCAGTTGGTAGAGCGCCAGTTTTGTAAACTGGATGTCGCGGGTTCGATTCCTGCAACCGGCACCACGCGCTTCAGCGGGAACGATCCTGCAGCTTTGCAAGTTTATCTCGTGCCGGCCGAGCGTCGGGGGTTCGGTCCGCCGAGCGCCTTGCAGAGCCTGCGCTCGCCCCGCTGAGCCCTCGCGATCAGCGGGGCTTTTCCGTTGTGAATCTGGTCTTCACTCTCCCGTGGCGATACAGTGGGCCTTCATCGGGCGCGCCCCGATTCATCCTGTTCGTCAGGTGGAATGTCCGACAACGTCAACAAGCTGGGCCACAGGATCGGCGCGCGCGGAGGTCGCACTCGTCGCTCCATCCTGGACGCCGCGCGCGGGCTGCTGAACGAACGGCATGTGGGCGAAATCCGCGTGGCGGACGTGGCCGCTGCCGCCGGGGTCTCGCCGTCGAACTTCTATACTTATTTCAAGACGGTGGAGGAGCCGGTTCTCGCCCTGTGCGAAGAGGCGGGCGCTGACTGCCGGGGATTGGAAAAGCACTTCCAGACCGATTGGGCGGGCGAGCGCGCCTTTGCGTCTTCGCGCGCCTTCGTCACCGATCTTCTGGCGGTTTGGGACAAGCACGGGCCGGTCCTGCGGGTCGAACACATGCTGGCGGACAAGGGCGAGCCGGCTTTCGCCGAAAGCCGCATCAACCGTCTGCGCCGGCTGCACCTGGCGATCGAACGCCGCATCGCCCAGGCGCACCACAGCGGCCTTATGCCCAAGACGCTGAGCCCCCGCCTCGCCTCCTATCAGGTCGCCAGCCTGGTGGAATCAACCGCCGCCGGCTTCGAACTGCTGCGCCGCGCGGACACGGCCGAGGCCATCATCGACACGACCGCGCATCTGGTGGTCAAGCTGACCACCGGCCGCTGATCCGCCGTCAGCCTGCGCCCAGCGCCACCCCGATCCGGTAGGTCAGGAAGGCGGCGAGATAGGCCAGGCCGAACATGTAGCCGATCATGATCCAGGTCCACTTGCGCGAGTTGGTCTCGCGTCGGACCACGCCCAGGGTCGGCATGCACTGCGGGGCGAAGATGTACCAGGCCAGGAAGGCCAGACCCGTCGCCAGCGACCAGTTGGCGGCCAGCGTCGTCGCCATCATGCCGGTCGCATTCTCGGCGTCGGCCACCGCATAGACCGAGCCCAGAGCCGCCACCGCCACTTCGCGTGCGGCCATGCCGGGGATCAGCGCGATCACCATCTGCCAGTTGAAGCCGATGGGCGCGAACAGCGGCTCCAGCGCATGGCCCAGGATGCCCGCCAGCGAATAGTCGATGGCCGGCCCCGTCGCGCCTTCCGGCGGATAGGGAAAGGTCGATGCGGCCCAGACCACGATCATCAGCGGCAGGATGATCCGCCCCGCGCGGTTCAGGAATATCCTGGCGCGGAGCCACAGGTTGAACAGCACGCTGCGGATGTCCGGCAGCTTGTAGGCCGGCAGTTCCATCATGAACGGCTCGACGGCGCCGCGCCAGAACACGCGACGGATCAGGAAGGACACGGCCAGCGCGCTGGCGATCCCCGCTGCGTACAGGCCGAACATCACCAGCCCCTGCAGGTTAACGAAGCCCCACACCGTCTCATTGGGGATGAAGGCGGCGATGATCAGCGTGTAGACCGGAATACGCGCCGAGCAGGTCATCAAGGGCGCAACCAGGATGGTGGTCAGGCGGTCACGCCGGCTCTCGATCACGCGCGTGGCCATGATCCCGGGAATGGCGCAGGCGAAGCTGGACAACAGCGGGATGAAGGCGCGGCCATGCAGGCCCGCGCTGCCCATGATGCGGTCCATCAGGAAGGCGGCCCGCGCCATGTAGCCGAAATCCTCCAGCAGGATGATGAACATGAACAGGATCAGGATCTGCGGCAGGAACACCAGTACGCTGCCCACGCCGGAGATCAGCCCGTCCACGATCAGGCTTTGCAGCAGCCCGTCCGGAACCGCCGTGGCCACAAGCCCGCCCAGCGCCCCGACGCCCGCCTCGATCCCGTCCATCAGCGGACCGGCCCAGGCGAACACCGCCTGGAACATGACGAACAGCAGGCCCAGCAGGATCAGCAGTCCCGCCAAGGGATGCAGCAGCACCGAATCGATCCGCCCCGTCAGAGTGTCGGGCCGCTCGGGCGGAAGCACGCAGGCCTTGAGGATGCGCTCGGCCTCACGGTGAGCCGAACGGATCTGCGCCGCGTCCGGCGCATGCCAGACGTTGTGCGTCTCGAGCCGCCACACGCCGGCCTCGGCCTCCACCGCCGCGACCAGATCGTCGATGCCCCGCTTGCGCGTCGCCACCGTGGTCACGATCGGCACGCCCAGTTCTTGGCGCAGCGCATCCAGATCGATGCGCAGACCCTGCCGCTGGGCGATGTCATACATGTTCAGGGCCAGCACCATCGGACGGCCGACCTGCTTCAGCTCCAGCACCAGCCGCAGCACCAGTCGCAGATTGGTGGCGTCGGCGACGCAAATCAGCACATCCGGCGCGTCCTCGCCCGCCAGCTTGCCCAGCACGGCGTCGCGCGTGACCTCTTCGTCCGGGCTGCGGGCGCGCAGCGAATAGGTGCCGGGCAGGTCCAGCACCGTCATGGTGCGCCCGCCGCTCGATCGGATCAGGCCCTCCTTCCGCTCGACCGTGACGCCGGCGTAGTTGGCGACCTTCTGATGCGCGCCGGTCAGGGCGTTGAAAAGGGCGGTCTTGCCGCTGTTCGGATTGCCGACCAGGGCGATGCGAGCGGGACGAACAGCGATGTCCATCAGGCGGCGTCGCGCCGGATCAGCAGGCTGGCGGCCTCGCGCCGACGCAGGGCCACACGCATGTCGTCCACCTTCATCGCGATCGGATCGCCGCCGAACAGCCCCTGGTGCAGCAGCTCGACCTGGGCGCCTTCCACAAAGCCGAGCTCCAGCAGGCGGCGTTCCAGTTCGATCTCGTGTTCCTGGTGGTGGGACTGGTCGCCGACCTGGACAATGACGCCGCGATCGCCGCAGCGCGCCTGGCTCAGCTTGATGGTGTGGGTCATGAACGCTCGCCTTGGCGGCGCCCCCCAGCGCCGCGGTTACCTGACAGTGATTATCAGGTGCTGCACCCCGGCGTCCAGCGCGACGGCTTGGACATCCTGCGCCATTGCGACACGCCTGGGCTGCGGTATCACCATTTCATCTGATCGGAGCCCGCCATGATCCGCCTTGTCGCCGCCGCCCTCGCCGCCTTGTCGCTGTCCGCGTGCGGCGGAGATGACGTGGATGCGCCAGCCGCCACCAAGGCGGCTCCGATGACCGACACTCAAAAAGCCGTGCTGCTGGCGTCCCTCCCTGCGCCCTACAGTCAGGCGGACCTGGAGAACGGCCGCCGCGCCTTTGCCCGCTGCCGATCCTGCCATACCCTGACGGAGGGCGGGCCGAACATGACGGGGCCAAACCTTTGGGGCGTGTTCGGACGCCAGGCGGGCTCGCACCCTCGCTACAACTATTCCAACGCGCTCAGCAGCGCGAACTTCGCCTGGGACGCCGAGCGGCTGGATCACTGGCTGGAGAACCCGCGCACCTTCCTGCCCGGCAACAAGATGAGCTTTCCCGGCCTGCCGGATGCGACGGACCGGCGCGACCTCGTCGCCTTCCTGAAGGTGGAGACAGGCTATGCGCCGCCTTCGACGCCGCCCGCCTCCTGATCCTTATTCAGCCGGAGCCAAGCCTTCGGGACGCGGCGTTTCCTGCGCCTCCCATTCCTCGATCTTGCGGGCGGTGTATTCCGGCGACTTGGTGAAGCGCGCCAGCACGCCATAGATCACCGGCACCACAAACAGTGTCAGCAAGGTCGCGAAGATCGCGCCGGTGAAGATCACTACGCCGATGGTCTGGCGACTGCCGGCCCCCGCCCCCTGCCACAGGACCAACGGCAGAGCTCCGAAGGCTGTGGCGATGGAGGTCATGATGATCGGACGCAGCCGCAGGGTGGACGATTCGATGATCGCCT
The genomic region above belongs to Brevundimonas sp. PAMC22021 and contains:
- a CDS encoding cytochrome c family protein — encoded protein: MIRLVAAALAALSLSACGGDDVDAPAATKAAPMTDTQKAVLLASLPAPYSQADLENGRRAFARCRSCHTLTEGGPNMTGPNLWGVFGRQAGSHPRYNYSNALSSANFAWDAERLDHWLENPRTFLPGNKMSFPGLPDATDRRDLVAFLKVETGYAPPSTPPAS
- a CDS encoding ferrous iron transporter B, which encodes MDIAVRPARIALVGNPNSGKTALFNALTGAHQKVANYAGVTVERKEGLIRSSGGRTMTVLDLPGTYSLRARSPDEEVTRDAVLGKLAGEDAPDVLICVADATNLRLVLRLVLELKQVGRPMVLALNMYDIAQRQGLRIDLDALRQELGVPIVTTVATRKRGIDDLVAAVEAEAGVWRLETHNVWHAPDAAQIRSAHREAERILKACVLPPERPDTLTGRIDSVLLHPLAGLLILLGLLFVMFQAVFAWAGPLMDGIEAGVGALGGLVATAVPDGLLQSLIVDGLISGVGSVLVFLPQILILFMFIILLEDFGYMARAAFLMDRIMGSAGLHGRAFIPLLSSFACAIPGIMATRVIESRRDRLTTILVAPLMTCSARIPVYTLIIAAFIPNETVWGFVNLQGLVMFGLYAAGIASALAVSFLIRRVFWRGAVEPFMMELPAYKLPDIRSVLFNLWLRARIFLNRAGRIILPLMIVVWAASTFPYPPEGATGPAIDYSLAGILGHALEPLFAPIGFNWQMVIALIPGMAAREVAVAALGSVYAVADAENATGMMATTLAANWSLATGLAFLAWYIFAPQCMPTLGVVRRETNSRKWTWIMIGYMFGLAYLAAFLTYRIGVALGAG
- a CDS encoding TetR/AcrR family transcriptional regulator, which gives rise to MSDNVNKLGHRIGARGGRTRRSILDAARGLLNERHVGEIRVADVAAAAGVSPSNFYTYFKTVEEPVLALCEEAGADCRGLEKHFQTDWAGERAFASSRAFVTDLLAVWDKHGPVLRVEHMLADKGEPAFAESRINRLRRLHLAIERRIAQAHHSGLMPKTLSPRLASYQVASLVESTAAGFELLRRADTAEAIIDTTAHLVVKLTTGR
- the fabD gene encoding ACP S-malonyltransferase, which produces MTTALLFPGQGSQAVGMGAALADAFASAREVFAEVDQALGQDLSGLMRDGPENQLTLTENAQPALMAVSLAVVRVLDRDFGVAVDRASFVAGHSLGEYSALAASGALALADTARLLKLRGQAMQRAVPVGRGAMASLIGPKTDLALAEAAAQAGSALGVCVVANDNNAGNIVISGDKAAVDRAIEKAKELGARAIPLNVSAPFHCPLMQPAADEMAQALSSAPITAPRLPVVANVTARPETDPETLRRLLVEQVTGRVRWRESMEWLASEGGVTRFVEVGSGKVLTGMAKRIAPGAESLALNTPDDLEAFAKEVASGE
- a CDS encoding FeoA family protein; translated protein: MTHTIKLSQARCGDRGVIVQVGDQSHHQEHEIELERRLLELGFVEGAQVELLHQGLFGGDPIAMKVDDMRVALRRREAASLLIRRDAA
- a CDS encoding HIT family protein, with translation MSLYGDYDPDNIFARILRGEIPSVVVWEDEHVRAFMDVFPQSEGHVLVISRTSKARNILDVEPEVLTRLMAAVQRTARAVETALKPDGLSLMQFNGDAGGQTVFHLHFHIVPRWSDRAMKGHGHAPQADPATLEALAQRIRAELD